A single genomic interval of Adhaeribacter pallidiroseus harbors:
- a CDS encoding InlB B-repeat-containing protein — translation MKKTFTIQTVLTNTVRNKWSVVVALCLVACLQSYIPGYSFRQKLTKSFNTKIAFAEAGGVAYFNLINADSDQPIVTLTDGAVLNLATLPTRKLNIQAVTNPNDVGSMVFQLTGRIVRSKTENAAPYALYSETGGNYNAWIPPVGNYTLVATPYSGTKGSGTAGGAMTINFSVVDQAQYTLSATATDGGAVTKSPDLATYNKGETVLLTAIPAAGYQFNGWTGQASGRSNPLTITMNGNKDIQASFGPEQPAGSLITYLSAQSTRPYAVSNLEEGTNLYTDRNYQATFVPDYLKNASFIKTPNDDKSNRLSEVISFELSQPATVYVAYDPLAVVLPKWLKGFQRISDKIGLNDPRIDHLVLYRKVFPAGQVKIGGNLASPAKGSKNTYVVVVQQPINIRPYVTEVRPANGAGNVPLDQSISVDLKYPSGRSINGNTVNTNTVKLYTVDGNNQRTLVGGTAVNSTAGGDAITLSATLKPNTTYEFLITNGVEDGFGNAIYPFASRFTTTGNVGEVPTDLAGISFSEQTLVDNSFGQDGFTTLVIGPDRRLYAATSGGRIERWDISPDGSISNHITISPFEPARRLLIGFKFDPGASAGNLVAWISHSSGAFNNVQDWTGKISQINLTDPAHPLVTDYITNLPRSYKDHSSNSLDFGPDGALYFPQGSHTAMGLPDAAWGYRPERLLTASILRLDINLARQQALPINVQTEAGGTYNPYAPGAPLTIFATGVRNAYDLVWHSNGQLYVPTNGSAAGGNTLPLKYGTVWSNGQPYIGPDIPAMTDVRDTQNDYLFRVVAGGYYGHPNPLRNEFILNGGNPTAGVDPGEITWTINGALFGYPVGTPTEPNYRGYAYDFGNNISPNGVIEYKSNAFGGKLRGKLLVCRFSGGDDIMVLEPGIYTGEIIQATEGIKIPGLRRPFSNPLDVIEDVQTGNLYISEYYDGNGDGKPRLTLLKANAPVTAFAARMNAVSANTSAAKSSLVVYPNPNDGNKVNVEMNGFAPQEEVTLTLHDATGLEVEKIKLATNQQGTVHTEIAKGKRLKSGLYMINATANSGNHQAKLLVK, via the coding sequence ATGAAAAAAACATTTACAATCCAAACAGTACTTACAAATACTGTAAGAAATAAATGGTCGGTTGTTGTGGCTCTTTGCCTCGTAGCTTGCTTGCAGAGCTATATTCCCGGATATTCTTTCCGGCAAAAACTCACCAAGAGTTTTAACACCAAAATCGCTTTTGCCGAAGCTGGCGGAGTAGCCTATTTTAACTTGATAAATGCCGATTCGGACCAACCCATTGTAACCCTTACCGATGGCGCGGTACTAAACTTAGCGACGCTGCCCACCCGTAAATTAAACATTCAGGCCGTAACCAACCCTAACGATGTAGGTAGTATGGTTTTTCAATTAACCGGCAGAATTGTTCGCAGCAAAACCGAAAATGCAGCTCCTTATGCATTATACAGCGAAACTGGGGGTAATTATAATGCCTGGATACCCCCAGTAGGTAATTACACCCTCGTTGCCACTCCCTACTCAGGCACGAAAGGCTCTGGCACAGCCGGCGGCGCCATGACGATTAATTTCAGCGTTGTGGATCAAGCGCAGTATACTTTATCCGCCACAGCTACCGATGGCGGTGCCGTTACGAAAAGCCCGGATCTGGCTACTTATAACAAAGGCGAAACCGTTCTTTTAACCGCTATTCCGGCCGCGGGCTACCAGTTTAATGGCTGGACCGGCCAAGCTTCCGGTCGCTCCAATCCGCTGACGATAACCATGAATGGCAACAAGGATATTCAAGCTAGTTTTGGACCGGAACAACCCGCCGGATCTTTAATTACCTACTTGTCTGCCCAATCAACCCGGCCTTATGCGGTCTCTAACCTGGAGGAAGGTACTAATCTCTACACTGACCGCAACTACCAGGCAACCTTTGTTCCGGATTATTTAAAAAATGCTTCCTTTATCAAAACGCCCAACGACGATAAAAGCAACCGGCTTTCCGAAGTAATTTCTTTTGAGCTGAGCCAGCCAGCAACCGTTTACGTAGCCTACGATCCACTTGCGGTGGTTTTACCGAAATGGTTAAAAGGGTTTCAAAGAATATCCGATAAAATTGGTTTAAACGACCCGCGCATCGATCACCTGGTTTTGTACCGGAAAGTATTCCCGGCGGGCCAGGTGAAAATAGGCGGCAACTTGGCCAGCCCGGCTAAGGGATCTAAAAACACGTATGTGGTGGTGGTACAACAACCCATTAACATACGTCCCTACGTAACCGAAGTCCGGCCAGCCAATGGTGCTGGGAACGTGCCACTGGACCAGTCTATATCCGTGGATTTAAAATACCCGAGTGGCCGCTCCATTAACGGCAATACGGTAAATACCAATACGGTAAAACTGTATACTGTGGATGGCAATAACCAACGAACTCTCGTGGGAGGCACTGCTGTTAACTCCACTGCGGGCGGAGACGCTATCACGCTTTCGGCTACTTTAAAGCCCAATACAACGTACGAATTTTTAATTACCAACGGCGTAGAAGATGGTTTTGGCAACGCCATCTATCCTTTTGCGTCTCGTTTTACTACCACTGGTAATGTGGGAGAAGTACCTACGGATTTAGCGGGAATTTCTTTTTCCGAACAAACCTTAGTGGATAACAGCTTTGGCCAGGATGGTTTTACCACTTTAGTAATCGGGCCAGACCGCCGCTTATATGCTGCCACTTCCGGCGGTAGAATTGAGCGCTGGGATATTAGCCCCGATGGTTCCATAAGTAATCATATCACGATTAGCCCGTTTGAGCCGGCGCGCCGCTTACTCATCGGCTTTAAATTTGATCCGGGAGCCAGCGCTGGTAACCTGGTAGCCTGGATCAGCCATTCTTCCGGAGCCTTTAATAACGTGCAGGATTGGACCGGTAAAATTTCGCAAATAAACTTAACCGATCCGGCGCATCCTCTGGTAACAGATTACATCACCAACTTGCCCCGTTCGTATAAAGATCATTCCAGCAACTCCCTGGATTTTGGGCCGGATGGAGCCTTGTATTTTCCGCAGGGTAGTCACACGGCTATGGGTTTACCGGATGCGGCCTGGGGTTATCGCCCCGAACGGTTGTTAACGGCATCTATTTTACGGTTAGATATTAATTTAGCGCGGCAACAAGCCTTACCAATTAATGTACAGACCGAAGCTGGCGGTACCTACAACCCTTATGCACCTGGTGCGCCATTAACCATTTTTGCTACCGGTGTGCGCAATGCTTATGATTTAGTTTGGCATTCAAATGGTCAATTATACGTACCCACCAACGGCTCTGCGGCCGGTGGCAATACTTTACCTTTAAAATACGGTACCGTTTGGTCGAATGGGCAGCCTTACATTGGTCCCGATATTCCGGCCATGACAGATGTACGCGATACGCAAAATGATTATTTGTTCCGGGTAGTAGCCGGTGGTTATTACGGCCATCCTAATCCGCTCCGCAACGAATTTATTTTAAACGGCGGTAATCCTACAGCCGGAGTTGACCCGGGAGAGATAACCTGGACTATAAATGGCGCCCTGTTTGGTTATCCGGTGGGTACCCCTACCGAACCGAACTACCGGGGCTATGCTTATGATTTTGGTAATAATATTTCGCCAAACGGCGTTATAGAATACAAGAGCAACGCTTTCGGCGGAAAATTAAGAGGCAAATTACTGGTTTGCCGGTTTAGTGGCGGCGACGACATTATGGTGTTGGAACCTGGCATCTACACGGGTGAAATTATTCAGGCTACCGAGGGTATTAAAATTCCGGGTTTACGCCGGCCGTTCTCTAATCCTTTGGATGTGATTGAAGATGTGCAAACGGGTAATCTATACATTTCGGAATATTACGATGGCAACGGCGACGGCAAACCCCGCCTTACTTTACTAAAAGCCAATGCTCCTGTCACTGCTTTTGCAGCCCGTATGAATGCGGTATCGGCAAATACCAGCGCCGCTAAAAGTTCCTTAGTAGTTTATCCTAACCCGAACGATGGTAATAAAGTGAACGTGGAAATGAATGGCTTTGCTCCTCAAGAAGAAGTAACCCTTACCTTACACGATGCTACTGGTTTAGAAGTGGAAAAAATAAAGCTAGCAACTAATCAACAAGGTACCGTTCACACCGAAATTGCAAAAGGAAAACGCTTGAAATCCGGATTATACATGATTAATGCCACCGCCAACTCCGGTAATCATCAAGCTAAATTGTTGGTAAAGTAG
- a CDS encoding Mrp/NBP35 family ATP-binding protein, with translation MAITQQDVLKALSYVEEPDLGKDLVTLNMIEDIQINGKLVSFTVILTTPACPLKDLIRNACVNAIILMVDKEAQVTVNMTSRVTSARGNNEALLGGIKNIIAIASGKGGVGKSTVTSNLAIALAESGAKVGLIDADISGPSIPVMFGVEDERPHVFRTPDGKNLIQPIEKFGIKIMSIGFLAPAESAVVWRGPMASSALKQFITETDWGELDYLLIDLPPGTSDIHLTLVQTVPVTGAIIVTTPQKVALADAQKGLQMFRQPQINVPVLGIIENMAYFTPAELPENKYYIFGQGGAAQLAERWDVPVLGHIPLVQSIRESGDQGTPEIMNTQSAAAAVFNEVAQAVAQKISVRNAGLEKTKIVSITR, from the coding sequence ATGGCAATTACCCAACAAGATGTACTAAAGGCATTGAGTTATGTAGAGGAACCAGATCTGGGCAAAGATTTGGTTACCTTAAACATGATTGAAGATATTCAGATTAACGGCAAACTAGTTTCTTTTACCGTAATTCTAACCACGCCGGCTTGCCCGTTAAAAGATTTAATTCGTAACGCCTGCGTGAACGCCATTATTTTAATGGTAGATAAAGAAGCCCAAGTTACCGTAAACATGACTTCGCGGGTTACTTCGGCGCGGGGTAATAACGAAGCCCTTTTGGGCGGTATTAAAAATATTATTGCCATTGCTTCGGGCAAAGGAGGCGTTGGTAAATCTACGGTTACTTCTAACTTGGCCATTGCGCTCGCCGAGTCCGGCGCTAAGGTTGGTTTGATTGATGCCGATATTTCCGGACCCTCTATTCCGGTAATGTTTGGCGTAGAAGACGAACGTCCGCATGTATTCCGGACGCCGGATGGCAAAAACCTGATTCAACCCATCGAAAAATTTGGCATTAAAATCATGTCGATTGGTTTTCTGGCTCCGGCCGAAAGTGCGGTTGTATGGCGCGGACCCATGGCCAGCTCGGCATTAAAGCAATTTATTACGGAAACCGACTGGGGCGAACTGGATTATTTACTCATTGATTTACCTCCGGGAACCAGCGATATTCATTTAACGTTGGTACAAACAGTACCGGTTACCGGGGCCATAATTGTTACTACGCCGCAAAAAGTGGCTTTAGCCGATGCCCAAAAAGGATTGCAGATGTTCCGGCAACCGCAAATAAACGTACCGGTTTTGGGCATTATCGAAAATATGGCTTACTTTACTCCCGCGGAACTACCTGAAAATAAATATTATATATTTGGGCAAGGTGGAGCCGCACAATTAGCTGAGCGCTGGGATGTACCGGTTCTGGGGCATATTCCCCTAGTACAAAGTATCCGGGAAAGTGGCGACCAAGGTACGCCCGAGATCATGAATACCCAATCAGCGGCGGCCGCTGTTTTTAATGAAGTGGCTCAAGCTGTAGCACAAAAAATATCGGTGCGCAACGCCGGCCTGGAAAAAACCAAGATAGTATCTATTACGCGATAA
- a CDS encoding NifU family protein: MVTNQISSTFLDRIEYALNQIRPYLEADGGNVKILELTDDMVLKLEFLGACGSCTMSTMTLKAGVEQAVKREVPEIRAVEAVNLTLPVV, encoded by the coding sequence ATGGTAACAAATCAAATTAGCAGCACTTTCCTCGACCGGATCGAGTACGCACTGAACCAGATTCGACCGTACCTGGAAGCCGACGGTGGTAACGTTAAAATTTTAGAACTTACCGATGATATGGTATTAAAACTGGAGTTTCTGGGCGCTTGCGGTTCCTGCACCATGTCCACGATGACTTTAAAGGCTGGCGTAGAACAAGCGGTAAAACGGGAAGTTCCGGAAATACGGGCCGTAGAGGCTGTAAATCTTACTTTGCCCGTTGTTTAA
- the fahA gene encoding fumarylacetoacetase has protein sequence MLRANDPNLHSWIQISATSEFPIQNLPFGIFSVGDQDARVGVAIGDYILDLCVLGQEGLFELLDIDPTVFNRSFLNDFIALGQPIWRAVRERISVLLRNDNSEIRDNDALMHRCLVKQVDAHMHLPVKISNYTDFHTSLESATNVGLLFRDPENGLTPNWKHLPVGYHGRASSIVVSGTPIHRPKGQIKFKNSPLPTFMPTQQLDFELEIGFITGTNTALGTSISTAEAEEHIFGLVLFNDWSARDIQRWEQLPLGPFLGKSFASSISPWVVTLDALDSFRVAGSLQTPAVLPYLEYTGNKHLDINLKVYLQTSPEPSALISQTNTQYLYWTMNQLLAHQTSNGCNIEVGDLYASGTISGSEPDSYGSLLELTWNGSKPILLPNGTIRTYLEDGDTLIFKGYAEHNSVRVGFGELRTKILPAI, from the coding sequence ATGCTAAGAGCCAACGACCCGAACCTGCACTCCTGGATTCAAATTTCTGCTACCAGCGAGTTCCCGATTCAGAATTTACCGTTTGGGATTTTTAGTGTAGGTGATCAGGATGCCCGGGTGGGAGTGGCTATCGGGGATTATATTCTGGACTTATGCGTATTAGGGCAGGAAGGCTTATTTGAATTATTGGATATCGACCCTACCGTTTTTAACCGTTCTTTTCTGAACGACTTTATCGCTTTAGGCCAACCCATTTGGCGGGCCGTGCGGGAAAGAATTTCCGTTTTACTACGCAATGATAATTCCGAAATCCGGGATAATGATGCATTGATGCACCGGTGCCTGGTAAAACAAGTAGATGCCCACATGCATTTGCCCGTAAAAATTTCGAACTACACCGATTTTCACACCAGCTTAGAATCAGCTACCAACGTGGGTTTGCTATTCCGCGATCCGGAAAATGGCCTTACCCCGAACTGGAAACACTTACCCGTTGGTTACCACGGCCGCGCCTCGTCCATTGTGGTTTCGGGAACTCCTATTCATCGGCCCAAAGGACAGATAAAATTTAAAAATTCGCCGTTACCCACGTTTATGCCCACACAACAACTCGATTTTGAGTTAGAAATCGGCTTTATTACCGGCACCAATACCGCTTTGGGTACCAGTATTTCCACTGCCGAGGCAGAGGAGCATATTTTTGGGCTCGTGTTATTCAACGACTGGTCAGCCCGGGATATCCAGCGCTGGGAGCAATTGCCGCTGGGGCCATTTCTGGGGAAAAGCTTTGCTTCTTCTATTTCGCCGTGGGTTGTTACCCTCGATGCTCTGGACTCTTTCCGGGTAGCCGGCTCCTTGCAAACCCCGGCCGTTTTGCCTTACCTGGAATACACCGGTAATAAACACCTCGACATTAACCTCAAGGTGTACTTACAAACTTCGCCGGAACCATCTGCTTTAATCAGTCAAACTAACACGCAGTATTTATACTGGACCATGAACCAGTTATTAGCGCACCAAACCAGCAATGGCTGCAATATCGAGGTAGGCGATTTATACGCTTCCGGTACCATTAGCGGCAGCGAGCCCGACTCGTACGGCTCGTTGCTGGAATTAACCTGGAACGGCAGCAAACCCATTCTGTTACCCAACGGCACTATCCGCACTTACCTGGAAGATGGCGATACGCTGATCTTTAAAGGTTACGCCGAGCACAATAGCGTGCGAGTAGGTTTTGGTGAGCTGCGCACGAAGATTTTACCGGCTATTTAA